One window from the genome of Candidatus Poribacteria bacterium encodes:
- a CDS encoding sigma-70 family RNA polymerase sigma factor: MKNEDAQLVNQFLTGNENAFTTLVKKYQKSVHALAWRKIGDFHIAEELTQDTFLKAYQKLATLKNPNQFAGWLYVIADRICIDWHRKQKPPIESLETTSAEEIDGSSYRQYEDEQREEASVEHRRRRVRNLLEKLPESERTVVTLHYLGEMTSKAIGEFLGVSPNTVKSRLQRARNRLKEQENMIQETLGSVHLPTNFTENIIRQVADIKPVSPTSGRPLVPWAITSATAIVIFLIMGVGSQYLARFQKPYNLNAQSEITVDIIDAPIVLDSQAKPDLRNQSGRFENTGERGSTGPQLSEPVVLGAGRVEKETPPSTQQQWIQASGPAEASVLGLQVSAAGDIYAASSIGIYKLTPDASTWALINASVPITGNAPMAERGDTLYLVSSNEVIALTDRGENWKSLGKRPKGHAVGLVITDDGRYLALDDQVFRSTDTDKQWTPLVDKVEGRIILAIAAVENTVFVGTTQGLYRLHAGTWEKMPVDTTNAIHSLAVSGNNLYVGTGPDFYQLMTAEGRAAYTKQLMSGNNSQAWELFHSTDLGNSWTEITPTGNLLIMKMSPGIKVLAAGETVLALGLMGTFRSMDGGNTWTELGTDTLDPNSMMNAMMPSISPAVVSDENTLFKSGFFGPTRSTDGGGSWHPFMKGMVGTRIYNLVAFKNALYTNTNTSITRSTDGGESWKALRLDSGEPTLKSEKEVVPNDFLVSSKSAISDDIFYGIAAKGENELLIFHLSANGSLFVPIQGVPPFRGDLSIEKLKAVSQKAPKENIADNTSGDAEKADDFTDIIQQTDPMQHLEKYPTGFAVSGETFYVEYKRRLFRWKRGESEWFNTGLIDMAGLPKDIESLGDSMENFKLAVSDETVYVGKRDGHLFRSFDGGNTWKDLTPNLPLRFKHINEIVFAGSTVYVATNAGVLTSADGEHWGVITDRTGVNTVIDRMTAAGTTVYGVGSGGAHLLDKRGEWEKISPEVPDSIISATINGNRLYVATKQRGMFHISLENENN, encoded by the coding sequence ATGAAAAACGAAGATGCACAACTGGTCAATCAATTCTTGACAGGCAACGAAAATGCTTTTACGACGCTGGTAAAAAAGTACCAGAAGAGTGTCCACGCGCTCGCGTGGCGGAAGATTGGCGATTTCCACATTGCCGAAGAACTCACGCAGGACACCTTCCTCAAGGCATACCAGAAACTCGCAACGTTGAAGAATCCGAACCAGTTCGCTGGCTGGCTCTATGTGATTGCTGATCGGATTTGTATTGATTGGCATCGAAAGCAGAAACCGCCAATAGAATCCTTGGAAACCACGAGTGCGGAGGAGATAGACGGATCATCTTATCGTCAATATGAAGATGAGCAGCGCGAGGAAGCATCTGTTGAACATCGCCGCAGACGCGTTAGAAACCTTTTAGAAAAACTGCCGGAGAGCGAACGCACGGTGGTAACACTCCACTATCTCGGAGAAATGACATCTAAAGCGATCGGTGAATTTTTGGGTGTATCACCAAACACAGTCAAGAGTCGCCTCCAACGCGCACGGAATCGTCTAAAAGAGCAAGAAAACATGATCCAAGAAACGCTTGGCAGCGTACATCTCCCTACAAATTTCACTGAAAATATCATTAGGCAAGTCGCCGATATAAAGCCGGTAAGTCCTACGAGCGGCAGACCGTTAGTGCCGTGGGCAATCACCTCGGCAACCGCCATTGTTATCTTTCTCATAATGGGCGTGGGATCCCAATACCTTGCTCGCTTTCAGAAACCCTACAATCTGAACGCCCAGTCGGAAATCACCGTTGACATTATTGATGCACCTATCGTCCTTGACTCACAGGCAAAACCGGATCTACGGAATCAATCCGGACGTTTCGAGAACACCGGCGAGCGCGGCAGTACGGGTCCGCAACTTTCGGAACCTGTTGTACTCGGTGCAGGACGGGTAGAAAAGGAGACACCCCCGTCAACACAGCAGCAGTGGATACAAGCAAGTGGTCCGGCAGAGGCTTCTGTGTTAGGTTTACAGGTAAGTGCTGCAGGCGACATATACGCTGCTTCCTCCATTGGTATCTATAAATTGACACCAGACGCTTCTACATGGGCACTCATCAATGCCTCCGTACCGATTACGGGGAACGCGCCGATGGCAGAGCGAGGGGATACGCTCTATCTCGTCTCCAGCAACGAAGTGATTGCTTTAACGGACAGAGGGGAGAACTGGAAGTCGCTCGGCAAGCGTCCGAAAGGACATGCTGTTGGACTCGTTATAACGGATGATGGACGCTACCTTGCCCTTGATGATCAGGTTTTCCGATCTACGGATACCGATAAACAGTGGACCCCGTTAGTAGATAAAGTAGAAGGCAGAATCATCCTCGCAATTGCCGCTGTTGAAAACACGGTATTTGTTGGTACAACCCAAGGGCTTTACCGCTTACACGCAGGCACGTGGGAAAAAATGCCGGTGGATACCACCAACGCTATCCACTCCTTGGCAGTCTCTGGAAACAACCTCTATGTCGGGACAGGTCCCGATTTTTATCAACTTATGACCGCTGAAGGTAGAGCTGCGTACACGAAGCAACTTATGTCTGGCAACAATTCGCAGGCATGGGAACTTTTCCATTCAACAGATTTGGGAAACTCATGGACTGAGATAACCCCAACGGGTAATCTGCTTATAATGAAAATGTCGCCAGGTATTAAAGTTTTAGCGGCCGGAGAAACTGTCTTAGCACTGGGATTGATGGGCACATTCCGCTCAATGGATGGTGGAAACACATGGACTGAACTCGGTACTGATACGCTTGACCCAAATTCAATGATGAATGCCATGATGCCGAGTATATCTCCTGCTGTGGTGTCAGACGAAAATACACTTTTCAAATCTGGGTTCTTCGGTCCCACCCGTTCAACCGATGGCGGTGGATCGTGGCATCCATTTATGAAGGGGATGGTGGGCACCAGAATATATAACTTGGTTGCGTTCAAGAATGCCCTCTATACCAATACTAACACGTCTATTACCAGGTCCACTGATGGCGGGGAATCTTGGAAAGCACTTCGCCTTGATTCTGGAGAACCTACACTAAAATCAGAAAAAGAAGTCGTTCCTAACGATTTTTTGGTTTCTTCTAAGTCAGCTATTTCTGACGATATATTCTACGGTATTGCAGCAAAAGGAGAAAATGAACTGCTCATTTTCCATCTTTCTGCGAACGGTAGCCTCTTCGTACCTATCCAAGGGGTTCCGCCTTTCCGAGGCGATCTCTCCATAGAGAAATTAAAGGCAGTATCGCAGAAAGCCCCTAAAGAAAATATAGCAGATAACACTTCTGGTGACGCTGAAAAAGCAGATGACTTCACTGATATAATTCAGCAGACAGATCCGATGCAACATCTGGAGAAATATCCGACTGGATTCGCAGTCAGCGGCGAGACGTTCTACGTGGAATATAAGCGTAGGCTTTTTCGATGGAAACGCGGTGAATCTGAATGGTTCAATACTGGACTGATAGATATGGCGGGGCTCCCAAAGGATATTGAAAGTCTGGGAGACAGTATGGAAAACTTCAAACTCGCTGTTTCGGATGAAACCGTCTACGTCGGAAAACGTGATGGTCATCTATTTCGATCATTTGATGGCGGCAATACGTGGAAAGACCTGACTCCAAACCTACCGCTTCGCTTCAAGCATATCAACGAAATAGTGTTTGCGGGTTCAACGGTGTACGTCGCAACAAACGCAGGGGTTCTGACATCAGCAGACGGTGAACACTGGGGCGTGATTACTGACAGAACAGGTGTAAACACTGTCATAGACCGAATGACTGCGGCTGGCACAACGGTTTATGGTGTCGGCAGTGGTGGCGCGCACCTATTGGATAAGCGTGGCGAATGGGAAAAAATATCGCCAGAGGTCCCAGACAGTATTATCTCTGCCACTATTAATGGTAATAGGCTTTATGTAGCCACTAAACAACGCGGGATGTTCCACATCTCACTTGAAAACGAAAACAATTGA